In Deltaproteobacteria bacterium, a single window of DNA contains:
- a CDS encoding iron-containing redox enzyme family protein gives MHADFESRLRAAVKPHDLLCHPFYQAWSMGTLTREDLAHYAAQYQHQVDALPRLLQAARAQTHDAETVAALDRNLSEELGQVGPAHAKLWADFSREMGVSTAEAAGAETRESHASLESLVNAGEVDALAALWTYEMQTAHVAKTKHEGLVERYGVTNPAALAFFKLHEQLDVHHASDLLNALSRACHGDAALEARACEAASRSAQAQWRFLDGAERVRLAA, from the coding sequence ATGCACGCCGACTTCGAAAGCCGTCTCCGCGCCGCCGTGAAGCCGCACGACCTGCTCTGCCATCCGTTCTACCAGGCGTGGAGCATGGGCACGCTCACCCGCGAGGACCTCGCGCACTACGCCGCGCAGTACCAGCACCAGGTCGACGCCCTGCCCCGCCTGCTCCAGGCCGCCCGCGCCCAGACGCACGACGCCGAGACCGTGGCCGCGCTCGATCGCAACCTCTCCGAGGAGCTGGGCCAGGTGGGCCCCGCGCACGCCAAGCTCTGGGCGGACTTCTCGCGTGAGATGGGCGTGTCGACGGCTGAGGCTGCCGGCGCCGAGACGCGCGAGAGCCACGCGTCGCTCGAGTCGCTGGTGAACGCGGGCGAGGTCGACGCGCTGGCCGCGCTCTGGACCTACGAGATGCAGACCGCGCACGTGGCCAAGACCAAGCACGAGGGCCTGGTGGAGCGCTACGGCGTCACCAACCCGGCAGCGCTGGCGTTCTTCAAGCTGCACGAGCAGCTCGACGTGCACCACGCGAGCGACCTGCTGAACGCGCTCTCCCGCGCGTGCCACGGCGACGCGGCCCTCGAGGCCCGCGCGTGCGAGGCGGCGTCCCGCTCGGCTCAGGCCCAGTGGCGCTTCCTCGATGGCGCTGAGCGCGTGCGGCTCGCGGCGTAG
- a CDS encoding HEAT repeat domain-containing protein, whose amino-acid sequence MRRTRIRTAAAALLVLVGCHGERDQLTRDLKSDRPEIRAGAVRRLAELHDDQDFPAFLKASQDFSAGVRKAAAEALGTATDPRAVDNLGSLLGDPDEDVQTAAAQSLAHFPGEKAGVYLLNAYARRGTATRAAIAKAFGYGPKLQEAIRRESDGIWERNTKALESGGAAEKVAAAEELGRSGKPEAVERLIPLLGNDAILLAAGAARGLGDAGDRKAVAPLMAVMKENYPALREAASEALGDLADPTSVQTLTQAAAGPDASAAEAASALARMARAPDTDLALCQIAGTAGTPGAAAVAAKAMASRGGCPLAPLLSRVSKGNTESRASLLALAALDAGKPEVVAKLAPLVEDKDVQVRIAAIQALGAVGSAEAAPPLLKVVNAESKRLDDARAKWVKDPMPKEFAPGFSAPSTTDFATKMQGLEEKVHAAQAARAADQGQVLHEPKPAKAREVIADVGPDDGQLLGVAATALGRTRAPEAGEILEKLATDADDTIREGAIVGLAYLGGGHLTRLQAAWADLSPEAVAQAADALHSLGDAGVPVLVAGLAARTSERAPLAQALGQLKATSAIDPLEKLLGSVGDESAAAAEALGQLGQARSVKPLVELLKDPRAAGRVEAIEALGRIKDPGSRDAVVRELFSDHPESRAAAVRALSALGAAGNELEALRADYYRDVRRAVEQVLGGATASK is encoded by the coding sequence GTGCGCAGAACCCGGATCCGCACCGCAGCCGCCGCGCTCCTCGTCCTGGTGGGATGCCACGGCGAGCGCGACCAGCTCACCCGAGACTTGAAGAGCGACCGCCCCGAGATTCGCGCGGGCGCCGTTCGCCGCCTGGCCGAGCTCCACGACGACCAGGACTTCCCCGCGTTCCTCAAGGCCAGCCAGGACTTCTCGGCCGGCGTCCGCAAGGCCGCCGCCGAGGCGCTCGGCACCGCCACGGATCCGCGCGCCGTCGACAACCTGGGCTCGCTGCTCGGCGACCCCGACGAGGACGTGCAGACCGCGGCCGCACAGAGCCTCGCGCACTTCCCCGGCGAGAAGGCCGGCGTCTACCTCCTCAACGCGTACGCGCGCCGCGGCACCGCCACGCGCGCGGCCATCGCCAAGGCGTTCGGCTACGGGCCCAAGCTGCAGGAGGCCATTCGCCGCGAGTCCGACGGCATTTGGGAGCGCAACACCAAGGCGCTCGAGAGCGGCGGCGCGGCCGAGAAGGTCGCTGCCGCCGAAGAGCTCGGCCGCTCGGGCAAGCCCGAGGCGGTGGAGCGCTTGATTCCGCTGCTCGGCAACGACGCCATCCTGCTCGCGGCCGGTGCGGCGCGCGGCCTCGGCGACGCGGGCGATCGCAAGGCCGTCGCGCCGCTGATGGCGGTGATGAAGGAGAACTACCCCGCGCTTCGCGAGGCTGCCTCCGAAGCGTTGGGCGATCTCGCGGATCCGACGTCGGTGCAGACGCTGACCCAGGCGGCCGCCGGTCCCGACGCTTCAGCTGCCGAGGCTGCATCCGCCCTCGCTCGCATGGCCCGCGCGCCCGACACGGATCTCGCGCTTTGCCAGATCGCCGGAACCGCTGGCACCCCGGGCGCCGCTGCCGTGGCCGCGAAGGCGATGGCGTCGCGCGGCGGCTGTCCACTGGCGCCGCTGCTCTCGCGGGTGAGCAAGGGCAACACCGAGAGCCGCGCCTCGCTCCTGGCGCTCGCCGCGCTCGATGCGGGCAAGCCCGAGGTCGTGGCCAAGCTGGCGCCGCTCGTCGAGGACAAGGATGTGCAGGTGCGCATCGCCGCCATCCAGGCCCTCGGCGCGGTGGGCTCGGCCGAGGCCGCGCCGCCGCTGCTCAAGGTCGTGAACGCCGAGTCCAAGCGGCTCGACGACGCGCGCGCCAAGTGGGTCAAGGACCCCATGCCCAAGGAGTTCGCGCCGGGCTTCTCCGCGCCTTCGACGACAGACTTCGCCACCAAGATGCAGGGCCTCGAGGAGAAGGTGCACGCCGCCCAGGCGGCCCGCGCCGCCGACCAGGGCCAGGTGCTGCACGAGCCCAAGCCGGCCAAGGCGCGCGAGGTGATCGCCGACGTCGGTCCGGATGACGGCCAGCTCCTCGGCGTCGCCGCGACCGCGCTGGGCCGCACGCGCGCGCCCGAGGCCGGGGAGATCCTCGAGAAGCTCGCCACCGACGCCGACGACACCATCCGTGAAGGCGCGATCGTGGGCCTGGCGTACCTCGGCGGTGGGCACCTGACCAGGCTGCAGGCCGCGTGGGCCGACCTCTCGCCCGAGGCCGTGGCCCAGGCCGCCGACGCGCTGCACAGCCTCGGCGACGCGGGCGTCCCGGTCCTGGTGGCCGGACTCGCGGCGCGCACCAGCGAGCGCGCGCCGCTCGCGCAGGCGCTGGGTCAGCTCAAGGCCACCTCGGCGATTGATCCGCTGGAGAAGCTGCTCGGCTCCGTCGGCGACGAGAGCGCCGCGGCCGCCGAGGCGCTGGGCCAGCTCGGCCAGGCCCGCTCGGTGAAGCCGCTGGTGGAGCTGCTCAAGGATCCGCGCGCGGCGGGCCGCGTCGAAGCGATCGAGGCGCTCGGCCGCATCAAGGATCCGGGCTCGCGCGACGCCGTGGTCCGCGAGCTCTTCAGCGACCACCCCGAGTCGCGCGCAGCGGCGGTGCGGGCCCTGTCCGCGCTGGGCGCTGCGGGCAACGAGCTGGAGGCGCTCCGCGCCGACTATTACCGCGACGTCCGCCGGGCCGTGGAGCAGGTGCTCGGCGGGGCCACGGCGAGCAAGTAG
- a CDS encoding cyclic nucleotide-binding domain-containing protein: MADLRKLKDDATQAFAKGKFAKAVDLFDELVKADPKDFQAQMKLGDALVKANNKQRAVTVYQKVAEAYANGGFLPKAIAACKVILEIDPKHNATQQVLAGLYAKKLGTEPGAAPKRPSTAAAAPRPPSAAVAPVAPPPAKKPELEIVEDASDAIELDTGDHAQGGFGAPAPVAPPQGNDLPPELDPSLYDAPATQAAPPPPPPPEPERPLPPPARPPSTPAQAVQARPPTGGAVPAEIEVPLELDIELSATAAAKVGIGAKPDDDEPLSAPEPAAPAPAPVPQRPQTRAPSMDAWGNDDADSIEAQLSAVSTEPAGDPTPLAPAATEPGVDEAASIEVAFDVPMADSAEEEIEVLSVTAEVPKDLGKPLPKIPLFSDLTPEAFVALMEQCGFIRAEPGQVIIKQGDAGNSFFVVCSGKMKVVKQDAEGNEIVMAYLAEGAFFGEMALLSGLKRTATVVADEESDLLEISAPVLNNIAKQYPHVVQSLRQFGRQRLLADVMATSALFRPFDRSDRKRLVELFKVREVGPGELVVKEGTPTDGLYLVMNGELEVKKAGPSGATVLATLKEGDIFGEMSLLSKKNATATVGARKRSNVLRLPRERFEELIVTYPQVLVLVSDLADSRTRANAKQLATTLAPDAGAPLV; this comes from the coding sequence ATGGCTGACCTGCGCAAGCTCAAGGACGACGCGACCCAGGCCTTCGCCAAGGGCAAGTTCGCCAAGGCGGTGGATCTCTTCGACGAGCTCGTCAAAGCCGACCCGAAGGACTTCCAGGCCCAGATGAAGCTGGGCGACGCGCTGGTGAAGGCGAACAACAAGCAGCGCGCGGTGACCGTGTACCAGAAGGTCGCCGAGGCGTACGCCAACGGCGGCTTCCTCCCCAAGGCCATCGCGGCGTGCAAGGTCATCCTCGAGATCGACCCGAAGCACAACGCGACCCAGCAGGTGCTCGCGGGCCTGTACGCGAAGAAGCTCGGCACCGAGCCCGGTGCTGCGCCCAAGCGTCCGTCGACGGCTGCCGCCGCGCCGCGCCCGCCCTCGGCCGCCGTCGCGCCGGTCGCGCCGCCGCCTGCGAAGAAGCCCGAGCTGGAGATCGTCGAGGACGCCAGCGACGCCATCGAGCTCGACACCGGCGATCACGCGCAGGGTGGATTTGGTGCGCCCGCGCCTGTTGCGCCGCCGCAGGGCAACGATCTGCCGCCCGAGCTGGATCCCTCGCTCTACGACGCGCCCGCGACGCAGGCTGCACCTCCGCCTCCGCCGCCCCCCGAGCCCGAGCGTCCGCTGCCACCGCCCGCGCGTCCGCCGTCGACGCCTGCGCAGGCGGTCCAGGCGCGCCCGCCGACCGGTGGCGCGGTGCCCGCCGAGATCGAAGTCCCGCTGGAGCTGGACATCGAGCTCTCGGCGACCGCCGCGGCGAAGGTGGGCATCGGCGCCAAGCCCGATGACGACGAGCCGCTGAGCGCGCCCGAGCCTGCCGCACCTGCGCCGGCTCCCGTGCCGCAGCGTCCGCAGACCCGGGCGCCCAGCATGGACGCCTGGGGCAACGACGACGCAGACTCCATCGAAGCGCAGCTCTCTGCCGTTTCCACCGAGCCCGCAGGCGATCCCACGCCGCTCGCGCCCGCGGCCACCGAGCCTGGTGTCGACGAGGCAGCGTCGATCGAAGTCGCCTTCGACGTGCCCATGGCCGATTCGGCCGAGGAAGAGATCGAAGTCCTCAGCGTCACCGCCGAGGTTCCCAAGGATCTCGGCAAGCCCCTGCCCAAGATTCCGCTCTTCAGCGACCTCACGCCCGAGGCGTTCGTGGCGCTCATGGAGCAGTGCGGCTTCATCCGCGCCGAGCCGGGCCAGGTGATCATCAAGCAGGGCGATGCGGGCAACAGCTTCTTCGTGGTCTGCAGCGGCAAGATGAAGGTCGTGAAGCAGGACGCCGAGGGCAACGAGATCGTGATGGCGTACCTGGCCGAGGGCGCGTTCTTCGGCGAGATGGCGCTGCTCTCGGGGCTCAAGCGCACGGCCACCGTCGTCGCCGACGAGGAGAGCGATCTCCTCGAGATCTCCGCGCCGGTGCTCAACAACATCGCCAAGCAGTACCCGCACGTGGTGCAGTCGCTGCGCCAGTTCGGCCGCCAGCGCCTGCTCGCCGACGTGATGGCCACCTCCGCGCTCTTCCGGCCGTTCGACCGGTCCGACCGCAAGCGCCTCGTCGAGCTCTTCAAGGTGCGCGAGGTGGGCCCCGGCGAGCTCGTGGTGAAAGAGGGCACGCCCACCGACGGCCTCTATTTGGTGATGAACGGCGAGCTGGAGGTGAAGAAGGCCGGCCCCAGTGGCGCGACGGTGCTGGCCACGCTCAAGGAGGGCGACATCTTTGGCGAGATGAGCCTGCTCTCCAAGAAGAACGCCACCGCCACCGTGGGCGCGCGCAAGCGCTCCAACGTGCTGCGGCTGCCTCGCGAGCGGTTCGAGGAGTTGATCGTCACCTATCCGCAAGTGCTGGTGCTGGTGAGCGACCTCGCCGACTCGCGCACGCGCGCCAACGCCAAGCAGCTCGCCACCACGCTCGCGCCGGATGCGGGCGCGCCGCTGGTCTGA
- a CDS encoding DUF885 family protein, with product MTGLLLAALLAASPHDALTKLVDDYDTFDRQTDPISAGQEGDREALSRWPDDSPAALAEQAKTLQSLKMRLVAIPASGLGADDALNRALLVVILDDRLEELALDTARMPFTDQDGFWTYPNYLGHVTAIHDRFEADAWLARLAGIPHFYDVEIANARRGMATGFTQHKTTVEATLVSAREMAKVEPEKSALILPLEKLPSSIPAKEQAELRAKALALVRDGVLPAQRAFVRFLETEYLPKARASLAIRDVPNGEAVYAHAIRHYTTTNRSPDELFDLGQSEVKRIRAEMDQAMAAAGFHGTFAEFQKFLHTEPRFYARTREELLEKASEIAKRIDDTLPREFGTLPRLTYGVRPVPREIEETYTTGRYFEGSPAQGQAGGLMINTSHLDQRPLYELPALVLHEGVPGHHLQIALAQELHDLPAFRRHGDFTAFVEGWGLYSEQLGVELGIYRDPYEQFGRLSYEMWRACRLIADSGIHWKRWTREQARACFAENTALSPKNIDVELDRYIAWPGQALAYKVGELELMRLRHHAEEKLGSRFDVRRFHDAVLLQGALPMELLAQRVDAWIAEELKRPTAGP from the coding sequence ATGACCGGACTCCTGCTCGCCGCGCTCCTCGCTGCGTCGCCGCATGACGCGCTCACCAAGCTGGTCGACGACTACGACACGTTCGATCGCCAGACGGACCCCATCAGCGCCGGCCAGGAGGGCGATCGCGAAGCGCTGAGCCGCTGGCCCGATGACTCGCCCGCCGCGCTCGCCGAGCAAGCGAAGACACTGCAGTCGCTGAAGATGCGGCTCGTGGCCATTCCTGCTTCCGGGCTCGGCGCGGACGACGCGCTGAACCGCGCGCTGCTCGTGGTGATCCTCGACGACCGGCTCGAGGAGCTCGCGCTCGACACCGCGCGCATGCCGTTCACCGACCAGGATGGCTTCTGGACCTACCCGAACTACCTCGGCCACGTGACGGCGATTCACGATCGCTTCGAGGCAGACGCGTGGCTCGCGCGCCTTGCCGGCATCCCGCACTTCTACGACGTCGAGATCGCCAACGCGCGGCGTGGCATGGCCACCGGGTTCACGCAGCACAAGACGACCGTCGAGGCCACGCTCGTGTCCGCGCGCGAGATGGCCAAGGTGGAGCCCGAGAAGAGCGCGCTGATCTTGCCGTTGGAGAAGCTGCCGAGCTCGATTCCCGCGAAGGAGCAGGCCGAGCTTCGTGCGAAGGCGCTCGCGCTCGTGCGCGATGGCGTCTTGCCCGCGCAGCGCGCGTTCGTGAGGTTCCTCGAGACGGAATACCTGCCGAAAGCGCGCGCGAGCCTGGCCATTCGCGACGTCCCGAATGGCGAGGCCGTCTACGCGCACGCGATTCGGCACTACACGACCACCAATCGCTCGCCCGACGAGCTCTTCGATCTGGGCCAGAGCGAGGTGAAGCGCATCCGCGCCGAGATGGATCAGGCCATGGCCGCTGCGGGCTTTCACGGCACCTTCGCCGAGTTCCAGAAGTTTCTTCACACGGAGCCGCGCTTCTACGCGAGGACGCGCGAGGAGCTGCTCGAGAAGGCGTCGGAGATCGCCAAGCGCATCGACGACACGCTGCCGCGCGAGTTCGGCACGCTGCCGCGGCTCACCTACGGCGTGCGTCCGGTGCCGCGCGAGATCGAGGAGACGTACACCACCGGTCGCTACTTCGAAGGCAGCCCGGCGCAGGGGCAGGCGGGCGGCTTGATGATCAACACCTCGCACCTCGACCAGCGGCCGCTCTACGAGCTTCCCGCACTGGTGCTGCATGAGGGCGTGCCCGGACATCACCTGCAGATCGCGCTCGCCCAGGAGCTGCACGATCTGCCTGCGTTCCGCCGGCACGGGGACTTCACGGCGTTCGTCGAGGGCTGGGGGCTCTACTCGGAGCAGCTCGGCGTGGAGCTCGGCATCTATCGCGACCCGTACGAGCAGTTCGGAAGGCTCTCGTACGAGATGTGGCGCGCGTGTCGACTGATTGCCGATAGCGGCATCCACTGGAAGCGCTGGACCCGCGAGCAGGCGCGCGCGTGCTTCGCCGAGAACACCGCCCTCTCGCCCAAGAACATCGACGTCGAGCTGGACCGCTACATCGCCTGGCCGGGACAGGCCCTGGCGTACAAGGTCGGCGAGCTGGAGCTGATGCGGCTGCGGCACCACGCCGAGGAGAAGCTCGGCTCGCGCTTCGACGTGCGGCGCTTCCACGACGCGGTGCTGCTCCAGGGCGCGCTGCCCATGGAGCTGCTCGCCCAGCGCGTGGATGCGTGGATTGCGGAAGAGCTGAAGCGGCCTACTGCCGGTCCCTGA
- a CDS encoding metallophosphoesterase — protein MRTRLLAAALLVLAASGCKKETPPAETPAPAAQPEAKPAVHGSAPVAAPANQVDRGDASTPSRNGDSDRSCVGPIDTAVPKQVTVAGKKAELNGYKLSFLDKDADDQAVFGVLSSINEDTGTNLFNLKRYVEWFKANKAEAIIVDGDTGDSESSIEHSLTVLAESGLPVFVLIGNHECKGDYNDAVLAVQKKFDNVVDLGKVRYVDFDDADLVSVPGYHDPQFVHCPNSPCIYTKGDVEDLKKVALAANDPVILVAHGPPHGQTPNAIDAIEGGKNIGDPNLNSLVADGKIPFGVFGNVKEAGGRATDLTGENVIKENTPSPALYVGVGPADSVPWSMNDNTTSEGMAALLTVKGKQASYQTFRAKKLTEAEKAEAQKMAAKYAPAAAAEADKGEKPAPKDAAAAK, from the coding sequence ATGCGTACGCGCCTGCTCGCTGCTGCCCTGCTCGTCCTCGCCGCGTCCGGCTGCAAGAAGGAGACGCCGCCGGCCGAGACGCCCGCGCCCGCCGCCCAGCCCGAGGCCAAGCCCGCCGTTCACGGCTCGGCACCCGTTGCCGCCCCGGCCAACCAGGTCGACCGCGGCGACGCCTCCACGCCCTCGCGCAATGGCGACTCCGACCGCAGCTGCGTCGGGCCCATCGACACTGCCGTGCCCAAGCAGGTGACCGTCGCCGGCAAGAAGGCCGAGCTCAACGGCTACAAGCTCAGCTTCCTCGACAAGGACGCCGACGATCAGGCCGTCTTCGGCGTGCTCTCCAGCATCAACGAGGACACGGGCACCAACCTCTTCAACCTCAAGCGCTACGTCGAGTGGTTCAAGGCCAACAAGGCCGAGGCCATCATCGTCGACGGCGACACCGGCGACTCCGAGAGCTCCATCGAGCACTCGCTCACCGTGCTCGCCGAGAGCGGCCTGCCGGTGTTCGTCCTCATCGGCAACCACGAGTGCAAGGGCGACTACAACGACGCCGTGCTCGCGGTGCAGAAGAAGTTCGACAACGTCGTCGACCTGGGCAAGGTCCGCTACGTGGACTTCGACGACGCCGACCTCGTCTCCGTCCCCGGCTACCACGACCCGCAGTTCGTGCACTGCCCCAACTCGCCCTGCATCTACACCAAGGGCGACGTGGAGGACTTGAAGAAGGTCGCGCTCGCCGCGAACGACCCGGTGATCCTCGTGGCCCACGGCCCGCCGCACGGCCAGACCCCCAACGCCATCGACGCCATCGAGGGCGGCAAGAACATCGGCGACCCCAACCTCAACAGCCTCGTGGCCGACGGCAAGATCCCCTTCGGCGTCTTCGGCAACGTGAAGGAGGCCGGCGGCCGCGCCACCGACCTCACCGGCGAGAACGTCATCAAGGAGAACACCCCCTCTCCGGCGCTCTACGTGGGCGTGGGCCCCGCGGACAGCGTGCCCTGGAGCATGAACGACAACACCACCTCCGAGGGCATGGCGGCGCTGCTCACCGTGAAGGGCAAGCAGGCCAGCTACCAGACCTTCCGCGCCAAGAAGCTCACCGAGGCCGAGAAGGCCGAGGCGCAGAAGATGGCCGCCAAGTACGCGCCGGCTGCCGCTGCCGAGGCCGACAAGGGCGAGAAGCCGGCTCCCAAGGACGCCGCCGCCGCCAAGTAG
- a CDS encoding MBL fold metallo-hydrolase — MIKKILLTLVAIVLVGAMLLYFVGIRPTYAPEGCTYELDIAKLRALAASVPGNKPTEIRVEDVTGVEFPRAIVCPGESWDKAQFRAYAYQLVFDDKTIIVDTAMNAAQAKTLGMTEGFDEAAWERVAKGLAQASAIYVTHEHADHMGGAFADDKWAGSLRLNPQQLDSTIMNRPEISAAARAAAKRIGADHYQAVAPGVVVIEAAGHTPGSQMIYVARADGTEVIFTGDTAWLADNIDHQQGPAKVVLAAMGSNRPALSCQLAALDHLQKTEPKVAIMPGHDKARMSELVARGVFKPTFK, encoded by the coding sequence ATGATCAAGAAGATCCTCCTCACGCTCGTCGCCATCGTGCTCGTCGGGGCCATGCTTCTCTACTTTGTAGGCATTCGGCCCACGTATGCGCCCGAGGGCTGCACCTACGAGCTCGACATCGCCAAGCTGCGCGCGCTCGCGGCGTCGGTGCCGGGCAACAAGCCCACGGAGATTCGCGTCGAGGACGTCACGGGCGTCGAATTTCCGCGCGCCATCGTCTGCCCCGGCGAGTCGTGGGACAAGGCGCAGTTCCGTGCGTACGCGTACCAGCTGGTCTTCGATGACAAGACGATCATCGTCGACACGGCGATGAACGCCGCGCAGGCCAAGACCCTCGGAATGACCGAGGGCTTTGACGAAGCCGCGTGGGAGCGCGTCGCGAAAGGGCTCGCGCAGGCGTCGGCGATCTACGTCACGCACGAGCACGCCGATCACATGGGCGGCGCGTTCGCCGACGACAAGTGGGCCGGCAGCTTGCGCCTGAATCCGCAGCAGCTCGACAGCACCATCATGAATCGACCGGAGATCTCGGCTGCCGCGCGCGCTGCCGCCAAGCGCATCGGCGCCGATCACTACCAGGCGGTCGCGCCCGGCGTGGTGGTGATCGAAGCGGCAGGCCACACGCCCGGGAGCCAGATGATCTACGTGGCTCGCGCCGACGGCACCGAGGTGATCTTCACCGGCGACACCGCTTGGCTCGCCGACAACATCGATCACCAGCAGGGACCCGCCAAGGTCGTCCTCGCGGCGATGGGCAGCAACCGTCCGGCGCTGTCGTGTCAGCTCGCAGCGCTTGATCACCTTCAAAAGACCGAGCCCAAGGTCGCGATCATGCCGGGCCACGACAAGGCGCGCATGAGCGAGCTCGTGGCGCGCGGCGTGTTCAAGCCGACTTTCAAGTAG
- a CDS encoding DoxX family protein yields the protein MGETREVSRSIKITYWITTVLAAAIWSGGAIGTLTRAASSMEVFHRLGYPDYFSTILGSAQVLGVLAILFPISKTSREWAYAGLTFDVVSAIFSIAATRGSIGFYIFPILALTLLQTSCWTGRTARDSKWMLRP from the coding sequence ATGGGCGAAACGCGTGAAGTGAGTCGGTCCATCAAGATTACATATTGGATAACAACTGTACTGGCTGCGGCCATTTGGTCCGGCGGTGCGATAGGTACGCTCACCCGGGCCGCGTCGTCGATGGAGGTCTTTCATCGACTTGGCTATCCCGATTACTTCTCGACCATCCTTGGGAGCGCCCAGGTGCTTGGCGTCCTGGCGATTCTGTTCCCAATTTCGAAGACGTCTCGTGAGTGGGCCTACGCCGGCCTGACCTTTGATGTCGTGTCGGCCATCTTCTCCATCGCGGCGACGCGTGGTTCAATTGGCTTCTATATATTTCCAATTCTAGCCTTGACGCTGCTGCAGACCAGCTGCTGGACCGGGCGGACAGCGAGAGATTCCAAATGGATGCTCAGGCCCTGA
- a CDS encoding rhodanese-like domain-containing protein has product MKPFPPALVNFEDFKSLVSAVERHREQRLVDLDTFLRMSKEPNTVVLDSRSDFRFGRKHLAGAKHLSFPDFTVQNLRTLIPDPATRILIYCNNNFDGDPVDFATKMAPRFDEPPRVMETQILSNRKPLMLALNIPTYVNLYGYGYTNVYELAELVKVNDPRIKFEGTVVAR; this is encoded by the coding sequence ATGAAGCCGTTTCCGCCGGCGCTGGTGAACTTTGAAGACTTCAAGTCGCTGGTGAGCGCCGTCGAGAGGCACCGCGAGCAGCGGCTGGTGGACCTCGACACCTTCTTGCGCATGAGCAAGGAGCCGAACACCGTCGTCCTCGACTCGCGGTCGGACTTTCGCTTCGGGCGCAAGCACCTCGCTGGCGCGAAGCACTTGAGCTTTCCCGACTTCACCGTGCAGAACTTGAGGACGCTGATCCCGGACCCGGCGACGCGGATTCTCATCTATTGCAATAACAACTTCGACGGCGACCCGGTGGACTTCGCGACGAAGATGGCGCCGCGCTTCGACGAGCCGCCGCGGGTGATGGAGACCCAGATCCTCTCGAATCGCAAGCCGCTGATGCTGGCGCTCAACATTCCCACGTACGTCAACCTCTACGGGTACGGCTACACGAACGTGTACGAATTGGCGGAGCTGGTGAAGGTGAATGATCCGCGGATCAAATTCGAGGGAACGGTCGTCGCGCGTTGA
- a CDS encoding GNAT family N-acetyltransferase: MPDVAHIISLATSEDVAPIAALLRRCMLKMRADGSDQWSEAYPTAEVVVGDVAAGTLFSLRTSPRAPIVAVITCDENVPPEYEPIAFTRGRPLVVHRLAVDPEQQGRGYARMLMQFAERRARELGCTTIRFDTYSRNVAAVGLYLQLGYVQLPGEIRFPGRAAHFYCFEKLLDR; encoded by the coding sequence ATGCCGGACGTCGCGCACATCATCTCGCTCGCCACCTCGGAGGACGTTGCCCCGATTGCCGCGCTGCTGCGCCGCTGCATGTTGAAGATGCGCGCCGACGGCAGCGATCAGTGGAGCGAGGCGTACCCGACCGCGGAGGTGGTGGTCGGTGACGTGGCCGCGGGGACACTCTTCAGCCTGCGCACCTCGCCGCGCGCCCCCATCGTCGCCGTGATCACCTGCGATGAGAACGTGCCGCCTGAATATGAGCCGATCGCCTTCACGAGAGGGCGCCCGCTGGTTGTGCATCGGCTGGCGGTCGATCCGGAACAGCAGGGCAGGGGATACGCGCGCATGCTCATGCAGTTCGCCGAGCGTCGCGCGCGCGAGCTCGGCTGCACGACGATTCGCTTCGACACGTATTCGCGAAATGTCGCGGCGGTTGGGCTGTATTTGCAGCTCGGCTACGTGCAACTGCCGGGAGAAATCCGCTTCCCGGGGCGAGCGGCCCATTTCTATTGTTTCGAGAAGCTCCTCGATCGGTAG